One window from the genome of Leptospira levettii encodes:
- a CDS encoding peptidase MA family protein: MKRNLVFLISFLLGSFLYSDAERKPVPLKRGSGAEVLYFDFGETAPKSFFQSEKLQEPKLEDLKLGFLDAAPGYYSGPDGGEVYQWAKNHYQWKRADGSVFTEWPTGIFKLDFPTGTGFVFAPPSASCNGCLPTLVWNYPDNTKITKYWISHRKEYDSIYQKPLEYQNYLLVNESKFGKPKLELENLTFYGSDKWNEFLRVFGEEVKTKSLFTFLKNEFGFENRGKIPVLLFDDYQTAKEYIGFDLPGANQTEMGFGGKDAIVLCCGEQMPERSGNPNFDADSLRRLNFSMVLQKLTRNAEQVSCLKTIAETGTQPSQEILDPWFEEGLASYIESRMSDRKRVWVYTETEKLIRESKAPKSFKSLLDAKYKDNIPYLFGAILVKHIHDVYGKDAITSYQKETCLGLESTLALQKVTGVSADSILKESVKRFETDKIQILKDSKSLSLSGYTVMNPQFPNEYFSFLEKGFTLKESAKEIKSYDELPSLYKIFVANVNDYTGKREGDFLGPKGTYFFLWKKGNYRWFGDGWEANVFPGNQIVFRGSNFTLVEWENGKKQYVAPNGDSVVFPNRESVQYSE; the protein is encoded by the coding sequence ATGAAACGTAATCTAGTTTTTTTAATTTCTTTCCTACTTGGTTCTTTCCTTTATTCTGATGCTGAGAGAAAACCAGTTCCTCTAAAAAGAGGGAGTGGGGCAGAAGTTTTGTATTTTGATTTTGGAGAAACGGCACCAAAGAGTTTTTTCCAATCTGAAAAACTCCAAGAACCAAAACTGGAAGATTTGAAGTTAGGATTTTTAGATGCAGCCCCTGGGTATTATTCGGGACCTGATGGGGGAGAAGTTTACCAATGGGCCAAAAACCATTACCAATGGAAACGTGCTGATGGCAGTGTGTTTACGGAATGGCCAACAGGGATTTTTAAATTAGATTTTCCAACAGGGACTGGATTTGTTTTTGCTCCTCCTTCCGCATCATGTAACGGATGTTTGCCGACACTCGTTTGGAATTATCCAGACAATACCAAAATCACAAAGTATTGGATTTCCCACCGAAAAGAATACGATTCCATTTACCAAAAACCTCTCGAGTATCAAAACTACCTTCTTGTCAATGAATCCAAATTCGGAAAACCAAAGTTGGAATTGGAAAATCTTACATTTTATGGTTCTGATAAATGGAATGAGTTTTTACGTGTGTTTGGTGAAGAAGTCAAAACCAAATCTTTATTTACTTTTTTAAAAAATGAATTTGGTTTTGAAAATCGGGGGAAAATTCCTGTTTTACTCTTTGATGATTACCAAACTGCAAAAGAATATATAGGTTTTGATCTCCCTGGTGCCAACCAAACAGAAATGGGATTTGGGGGTAAGGATGCCATCGTTTTATGTTGTGGCGAACAAATGCCAGAACGGTCGGGTAATCCAAATTTTGACGCAGATTCCCTTCGCCGGCTTAATTTTAGTATGGTACTCCAAAAACTGACAAGAAACGCAGAACAAGTTTCTTGTTTAAAAACCATAGCGGAAACAGGAACCCAACCTTCCCAAGAAATCCTTGATCCCTGGTTTGAAGAAGGATTGGCATCTTATATTGAATCTCGAATGAGTGACCGTAAACGTGTATGGGTATATACAGAAACAGAAAAATTAATACGCGAAAGTAAGGCACCCAAATCCTTTAAATCTTTGTTAGATGCCAAATACAAAGACAACATACCTTATCTTTTTGGCGCCATCTTAGTGAAACACATCCATGATGTATATGGAAAAGACGCGATCACTTCCTACCAAAAAGAAACTTGTTTGGGACTTGAGTCCACTCTCGCCTTACAAAAAGTAACTGGTGTCAGTGCAGATTCCATATTGAAAGAAAGTGTAAAACGATTTGAAACAGACAAAATTCAAATCTTAAAGGATTCTAAATCACTTTCTCTCTCTGGGTATACAGTCATGAACCCACAATTTCCCAATGAATATTTTTCCTTTTTAGAGAAAGGTTTTACTCTCAAAGAATCTGCAAAAGAGATCAAATCCTACGATGAACTTCCTTCCCTCTATAAAATATTTGTCGCTAATGTGAATGATTATACAGGAAAACGGGAAGGGGATTTTTTAGGACCCAAAGGAACCTATTTTTTCTTATGGAAAAAAGGAAATTATCGTTGGTTTGGAGATGGATGGGAAGCGAATGTTTTCCCTGGGAATCAAATTGTTTTCCGAGGTTCTAACTTCACACTCGTGGAATGGGAAAATGGAAAAAAACAATATGTGGCACCAAATGGTGATTCGGTGGTGTTCCCAAATCGAGAATCGGTACAGTATTCGGAGTGA
- the trxB gene encoding thioredoxin-disulfide reductase — MNHKVVIIGSGPAGHTAAIYAARANLNPVMYEGFMAGGVAAGGQLTTTTEVENFPGFPEGIDGTKLTQLFREQSAKYGTTIHTQTITKVDFSKRPFTIWSDDEEIKAESIIIATGATAKRMFVKGEDVFWQRGISACAVCDGALPIYRNKALAVVGGGDSAVEEANHLTKFASKVYLVVRRDQLRASQIMQKRAMEHPKIEILWNQTVVEAKGGAGGLTSIVLESTKDKTQKDLEVGGLFYAIGHVPNTEIFKGQLNLDETGYIITKPGTTQTNVEGVFAAGDVQDKVYRQAITAAGSGCMAALEAERWLEGH; from the coding sequence ATGAACCACAAAGTTGTCATCATTGGATCAGGACCTGCAGGACACACAGCAGCCATTTACGCGGCGAGAGCCAATTTAAACCCAGTGATGTATGAAGGATTTATGGCAGGTGGTGTTGCCGCAGGTGGACAACTCACAACGACAACGGAAGTGGAGAATTTCCCTGGTTTTCCAGAGGGGATCGATGGAACCAAACTCACTCAACTTTTCCGCGAACAATCGGCAAAATATGGAACCACCATCCATACCCAAACCATCACCAAAGTCGATTTTTCAAAACGCCCTTTTACCATTTGGTCAGATGACGAAGAAATCAAAGCAGAATCCATTATCATTGCAACTGGCGCCACCGCCAAACGTATGTTTGTAAAAGGAGAAGATGTATTTTGGCAACGTGGGATTTCCGCTTGTGCCGTATGTGACGGTGCCCTTCCGATTTACCGAAACAAAGCTCTTGCAGTGGTCGGTGGTGGTGACTCAGCAGTGGAAGAAGCAAATCACCTGACTAAATTTGCATCAAAAGTATATCTTGTGGTGAGACGTGACCAACTCCGCGCTTCCCAGATCATGCAAAAACGTGCCATGGAACACCCAAAAATTGAAATCCTTTGGAACCAAACCGTTGTGGAAGCAAAAGGTGGTGCAGGTGGACTTACCTCCATCGTACTCGAAAGCACAAAGGACAAAACCCAAAAAGACTTAGAAGTGGGTGGACTTTTTTATGCGATTGGCCACGTTCCCAATACAGAAATTTTCAAAGGCCAATTGAATTTAGATGAAACAGGTTATATCATCACAAAACCAGGAACCACACAAACCAATGTGGAAGGTGTATTTGCTGCAGGTGATGTTCAGGACAAAGTGTACAGACAAGCGATCACGGCTGCAGGTAGCGGTTGTATGGCGGCACTCGAAGCAGAACGTTGGTTAGAAGGTCATTAG
- a CDS encoding tetratricopeptide repeat protein has protein sequence MTYRITPFFLLILSFLLVVNCGRKERTLFEEGKKWELVGEKTKALYYYELSLRENPEYDPVLKRMGLLLADSVESIATAIFYLEKYHKQKKDDTEVQRELFRLYLTTGYEKEALEILEEIRFQGKKETLEFFEATYLCLTRGVKQKDYLQSLETSPLSGDPYYAPWVRACETK, from the coding sequence GTGACTTACCGAATCACTCCCTTTTTTTTACTCATCCTTTCTTTCCTGTTAGTCGTTAATTGCGGCCGAAAAGAACGAACTCTTTTTGAAGAAGGAAAAAAATGGGAATTGGTTGGAGAAAAAACAAAAGCCCTTTATTATTACGAACTTTCGCTCCGGGAAAATCCTGAGTATGATCCTGTCCTCAAACGTATGGGACTTCTCCTTGCTGACAGTGTGGAATCCATTGCCACGGCCATCTTTTATTTGGAAAAATACCACAAACAAAAAAAAGACGACACGGAAGTACAAAGAGAACTCTTCCGCCTCTATCTTACCACAGGGTATGAAAAAGAAGCACTGGAAATTTTAGAGGAAATTCGGTTCCAAGGGAAAAAAGAAACCTTGGAATTTTTTGAAGCTACCTATCTCTGTCTTACCAGAGGGGTCAAACAAAAGGACTACCTCCAGAGTTTAGAAACTAGCCCACTTTCGGGTGACCCGTACTATGCACCTTGGGTGCGGGCGTGTGAAACAAAATAA
- the xerD gene encoding site-specific tyrosine recombinase XerD, translating to MGSKLPVSQNQLLQTFQEYLSVEKGLSDNSIYSYGYDLNKFAIFLEKEHINFLEVKANDIMRFLEEERERKISAKTLAREVVAIRQFYKYLRDEKRLDSNPTEKIETPEVARTIPDYLTQAEIEELFKNIKEDNLYELRDKCIFELLYSSGLRISEACNLKMSDIDVENMTITVEGKGGRQRLVPFGEKSLEILKRYLTESRTEILKKRTCDFVFVSKKGSYINRKSVWRLLNHYIKRTKIKKKVTPHTLRHSFATHLLENHADLKSVQELLGHIDISTTQIYTHMANKTLKEVHKKFHPRG from the coding sequence ATGGGTTCCAAATTGCCAGTTTCTCAAAATCAGCTTTTACAAACATTCCAAGAGTACCTGTCCGTAGAAAAAGGACTGAGCGATAATTCGATTTATTCCTACGGATACGATCTCAACAAGTTCGCCATCTTTTTGGAAAAAGAACATATCAACTTTTTAGAAGTAAAAGCAAACGACATCATGCGTTTTCTCGAAGAAGAAAGGGAACGTAAAATCTCTGCAAAAACTCTCGCAAGAGAAGTTGTGGCAATCCGTCAATTTTACAAATACTTACGAGATGAAAAACGTCTCGATTCCAATCCAACGGAAAAAATTGAAACTCCTGAAGTTGCAAGAACCATCCCTGATTACCTCACACAAGCGGAAATCGAGGAACTCTTTAAAAACATCAAAGAGGACAATTTGTACGAACTTCGTGACAAATGTATCTTTGAATTACTATACTCATCTGGCCTTCGGATTTCAGAAGCTTGTAACTTAAAAATGTCTGATATCGATGTGGAAAATATGACCATCACTGTCGAAGGAAAAGGGGGAAGACAACGCCTCGTTCCTTTTGGTGAGAAGTCTTTGGAAATCCTAAAACGTTACCTCACTGAAAGCCGCACGGAAATTCTCAAAAAAAGAACCTGTGACTTTGTGTTTGTTTCCAAAAAAGGATCGTATATCAATCGTAAGTCGGTTTGGAGACTTCTCAACCACTACATCAAACGAACTAAAATTAAGAAAAAAGTCACACCACACACACTACGTCACTCGTTTGCAACACACCTACTCGAAAACCACGCAGACCTTAAGTCCGTGCAAGAGTTACTTGGTCATATTGATATTTCTACCACACAGATTTACACACATATGGCAAATAAAACTCTGAAGGAAGTTCATAAGAAATTCCATCCGAGAGGATAA
- a CDS encoding ATP-binding protein: MSNPTKHADYGKVVRIQIPSNPRFVSHTRNYFFHLCLEHGFSLFDSMDLKLVIGEAITNIIRHAYSNRTDKPIFIEIQFDKDRVEIKLRDYGKKVEPKDLRSFDVSDYREHGIGLFMIRELTDYYFLDQSFEIGNQMVLIKRK; encoded by the coding sequence ATGTCGAACCCCACGAAACATGCGGACTACGGAAAAGTAGTCCGTATCCAAATTCCCTCCAACCCTCGTTTTGTTTCCCACACTCGTAATTACTTTTTTCATTTATGTTTAGAACATGGATTTTCCCTATTTGATTCCATGGATTTAAAATTGGTCATCGGGGAAGCCATCACCAATATCATTCGTCACGCTTATTCGAATCGCACAGACAAACCCATCTTTATCGAAATCCAATTTGATAAAGACAGAGTGGAGATCAAACTCCGAGATTATGGAAAAAAAGTAGAACCCAAAGACTTACGAAGTTTTGACGTGAGTGATTACAGAGAACACGGCATAGGGTTATTTATGATCCGCGAACTCACTGACTATTATTTTTTAGACCAATCCTTTGAGATTGGAAACCAGATGGTCCTCATCAAAAGAAAGTAA
- the hslV gene encoding ATP-dependent protease subunit HslV, producing METIHATTILSVRKNGKIAVGGDGQVSMGNTVMKHTAKKVRRLYNGKVIAGFAGSAADAFTLFELFEKKLIEHGGSVSRAAVELAREWRMDRMLRRLEALLIVCDANESFLISGTGDVISPDDGVLAIGSGGNFALSAARALVENTDLDPKEIITRAMKITADICIYTNHNLVIEEL from the coding sequence ATGGAAACAATTCACGCAACCACCATCCTCTCTGTCCGTAAAAACGGAAAAATTGCAGTCGGAGGAGATGGCCAAGTTTCGATGGGAAATACCGTCATGAAACATACAGCAAAAAAAGTACGTCGCCTTTACAATGGTAAGGTGATCGCTGGATTTGCTGGAAGTGCTGCCGATGCCTTCACACTCTTTGAACTCTTTGAAAAAAAATTAATCGAACATGGTGGATCTGTCTCTCGTGCGGCAGTTGAACTGGCACGTGAATGGAGGATGGACCGAATGTTACGAAGGCTTGAGGCACTCCTCATTGTTTGTGATGCCAATGAATCCTTTCTCATTTCCGGAACAGGGGATGTGATCTCCCCAGATGACGGTGTACTTGCCATTGGATCTGGTGGTAATTTTGCCCTCAGTGCTGCAAGAGCACTCGTAGAGAATACAGACTTAGACCCAAAAGAAATTATCACAAGAGCGATGAAGATCACCGCAGACATTTGTATTTATACAAACCACAATTTAGTGATCGAGGAATTATAA
- the hslU gene encoding ATP-dependent protease ATPase subunit HslU: MTLKTILAEVANDPNKTEDLTPRQIVERLDEHIIGQTKAKRAVAVALRNRSRRRKLDESLREEIYPKNIIMIGPTGVGKTEIARRLSKLCGAPFLKVEATKYTEVGYVGRDVESMIRDLAMGALNLVKAEFRERVRDKATEKAEEIILDAILPPIFHKKESELNPEEKERFESYKESREKFRDKVRKGILNEQEIEIDIPKPSAQTGMPMLQVFGAGNMEEMDNQIQNLLGDLMPKKSGKRKVKVSDAQKILLESEAEKLIDSDKIQQEAVRRVEEMGIIFLDEIDKIAGREGRQGADVSREGVQRDLLPIVEGSTVNTKLGPIKTDHILFIAAGAFHMTKPSDLIPELQGRFPIRVELETLTEGDFIKILTTPKSSLTKQYEALLATEGVKIEYTPDGIAEIAKLAFQMNEKNENIGARRLNTIMEKLLEDTSFEAPDLPEDKKHVVINEEYVSNKLKGIIEDKDLSRFIL; encoded by the coding sequence ATGACACTCAAAACCATTTTAGCAGAAGTGGCAAACGATCCAAACAAAACAGAGGATCTTACGCCTCGTCAAATTGTCGAACGTTTGGATGAACATATCATTGGCCAAACAAAAGCAAAACGAGCTGTGGCAGTAGCCCTTCGCAATCGTTCGAGAAGGCGTAAACTCGATGAATCCTTACGGGAAGAAATTTATCCTAAAAACATCATTATGATTGGGCCAACAGGAGTTGGGAAAACTGAAATTGCACGTCGTCTGTCTAAGTTATGTGGTGCACCTTTTCTGAAAGTGGAAGCCACCAAATACACAGAAGTTGGGTATGTAGGTCGGGATGTTGAATCCATGATACGAGATTTGGCCATGGGTGCATTAAACCTTGTAAAGGCGGAATTTCGTGAACGTGTGAGAGACAAAGCCACAGAAAAAGCAGAAGAAATTATTTTAGATGCGATCTTACCACCTATCTTTCATAAAAAAGAATCTGAACTAAACCCTGAAGAAAAAGAACGGTTTGAAAGTTATAAAGAATCCAGAGAAAAGTTTCGTGACAAAGTACGGAAAGGGATCCTAAACGAACAAGAAATCGAAATTGATATTCCAAAACCATCGGCTCAAACAGGTATGCCCATGTTGCAAGTGTTTGGTGCGGGGAATATGGAAGAGATGGACAACCAAATCCAAAACCTACTTGGGGATTTGATGCCAAAAAAATCAGGCAAACGAAAAGTGAAAGTTTCGGATGCACAGAAAATTTTACTCGAATCGGAAGCAGAAAAACTCATCGATTCTGATAAAATCCAACAAGAAGCAGTTCGCCGAGTGGAAGAGATGGGAATTATTTTTCTCGATGAAATTGATAAAATCGCGGGAAGAGAAGGGCGCCAAGGAGCAGATGTTTCGAGAGAAGGGGTGCAGCGTGATTTACTTCCCATCGTAGAAGGATCCACAGTCAATACAAAACTCGGTCCAATCAAAACAGATCATATTTTGTTTATTGCCGCGGGTGCATTTCACATGACAAAACCATCTGACCTGATCCCTGAGTTACAAGGTCGTTTTCCAATCCGTGTGGAATTGGAAACACTGACGGAGGGAGATTTTATCAAAATACTCACAACTCCAAAGTCTTCCCTCACCAAACAATACGAAGCCCTTCTTGCCACAGAAGGTGTGAAGATTGAATACACACCAGATGGAATTGCTGAAATTGCGAAACTTGCTTTTCAAATGAATGAAAAAAATGAAAACATTGGAGCACGAAGACTCAATACCATCATGGAAAAATTATTGGAAGACACAAGTTTTGAAGCTCCCGATTTACCAGAGGACAAAAAACATGTTGTCATCAATGAAGAATATGTTTCGAACAAACTAAAAGGAATCATAGAGGACAAAGACCTAAGTCGATTTATTTTGTAA
- a CDS encoding bifunctional chorismate-binding protein/class IV aminotransferase — protein MIPIESIPWIQFEENYRNLGGLLFEDCVSEPGYTICDHYSHPIEEIPLTFSRNQNLKGQIHSLFDRLDLERKKGNYPCGILNYELGYHFIEGLDLESSPLKEGTPLLHITIYQNKKRSIYKNPDLKFDSLISISNPKPKWSKDEYTTQWEKTLEYLKLGESYELNLCFPVEFQIQGDLFSYYQNLKTKQKTKYSVFYPYDGKNKTIVSLSPELFFEVNGETITTEPMKGTNVRGNTKEEDQKNFLHLQTSEKERAENVMITDLYRNDLGRIAKQGTVVVEELFSIRGLSTVWQMVSQVTAKLDKPFSWNTVLSSLFPSGSVIGAPKRNSYELLRSLEFGNRGVYTGAFFTSEETNHIPQIRACVTIRTLETESNDKSHKAIYGIGSGVTVLSKPNEEYEECLSKLKVLTSPVPPTFQILETMKVSNGKIFLKEHHGNRLESTAKRFGFSFSKKKLEDTFHRIELEVTGKVRIRFLLNEEGNFHWEKTPLPKRSIRPTIQLGFAKEPINSNDVFLFHKTTNRGVYNHLTEVCKELGFDDCILFDKDGRVLETTIRNLFYREKGKWFTPSLETGGLPGVFREWLLKKGWVEVKPTTRDDLLQAEAILVGNSVRGFERVTLVTK, from the coding sequence TTGATTCCTATCGAATCCATTCCTTGGATACAATTCGAAGAGAACTACCGAAACTTAGGTGGCCTTCTCTTCGAAGATTGTGTATCAGAACCTGGTTACACAATCTGTGATCATTACTCTCATCCGATCGAAGAAATTCCGCTTACATTCTCTCGAAACCAAAACTTAAAAGGACAAATCCACTCCCTATTCGATCGATTGGATTTAGAAAGAAAAAAAGGGAATTACCCTTGTGGGATCCTCAATTATGAATTAGGATACCACTTTATAGAAGGATTGGATTTAGAATCTTCTCCTTTAAAGGAAGGAACCCCACTCCTTCATATCACAATTTACCAAAACAAAAAAAGATCAATATACAAAAATCCTGATTTGAAGTTTGATTCGTTAATTTCCATTTCAAATCCCAAACCAAAATGGTCGAAAGACGAATATACAACCCAATGGGAAAAAACTTTGGAGTATTTGAAACTTGGTGAAAGTTATGAATTAAATTTGTGTTTTCCCGTCGAATTTCAGATTCAAGGTGATTTGTTTTCCTATTACCAAAACCTCAAAACAAAACAAAAAACAAAATATTCTGTATTTTATCCTTACGATGGGAAAAACAAAACCATTGTCTCCCTCTCTCCTGAACTTTTTTTTGAAGTCAATGGGGAAACAATCACCACCGAACCAATGAAGGGAACCAATGTAAGAGGGAATACAAAAGAGGAAGACCAAAAGAATTTTTTACACCTACAAACTTCCGAAAAGGAAAGAGCCGAAAATGTAATGATCACAGATCTGTATCGGAATGATTTGGGAAGAATCGCCAAACAGGGAACAGTTGTCGTGGAAGAACTTTTTTCAATCCGAGGGCTCAGTACTGTTTGGCAAATGGTTTCCCAAGTAACGGCAAAATTAGACAAACCATTTTCTTGGAATACAGTCCTCTCTTCCTTGTTCCCATCAGGATCCGTGATTGGTGCACCCAAACGAAATTCCTATGAACTTTTACGTTCACTAGAATTTGGAAACAGAGGGGTGTATACCGGTGCGTTTTTTACATCGGAGGAAACAAACCACATTCCCCAAATCCGTGCCTGTGTTACAATTCGTACGTTAGAAACAGAATCAAATGACAAATCGCATAAAGCGATTTATGGCATTGGGAGTGGAGTCACAGTACTTTCCAAACCCAATGAAGAATATGAAGAATGCCTCTCCAAACTAAAGGTACTAACGAGTCCCGTCCCACCCACTTTCCAAATTTTAGAGACAATGAAAGTATCCAACGGAAAAATATTCTTAAAAGAACATCATGGAAATCGATTGGAAAGTACAGCAAAACGGTTTGGATTTTCTTTTTCAAAAAAAAAGTTAGAAGATACTTTCCATAGAATCGAATTAGAAGTAACAGGCAAGGTTAGGATACGTTTCTTACTGAATGAAGAGGGCAACTTCCATTGGGAAAAAACGCCACTTCCGAAACGTTCGATCCGTCCTACCATACAATTGGGTTTTGCAAAGGAACCTATCAATTCAAATGATGTATTTTTATTCCACAAAACAACAAACCGTGGTGTCTATAACCATCTAACGGAAGTTTGTAAAGAATTAGGTTTTGATGATTGTATCCTTTTTGACAAGGATGGCAGAGTGCTTGAAACGACGATCCGCAACCTATTTTACAGAGAAAAGGGAAAATGGTTTACACCTTCCTTGGAAACAGGTGGTTTACCTGGAGTATTCCGAGAATGGCTTCTTAAAAAAGGTTGGGTGGAGGTAAAACCCACAACTAGAGATGACTTACTACAAGCAGAGGCCATCCTAGTGGGGAATTCCGTCCGAGGTTTCGAACGGGTAACACTTGTTACAAAATAA
- a CDS encoding biotin/lipoyl-containing protein, producing MKEFLLKTPDLGDTEKIELVRWLCKEGQSVKEGDEVIELVTDKAAFPVESPYSGTLKKIIMEQGSVVKKGDILGIMDINE from the coding sequence ATGAAAGAATTCCTTCTGAAAACTCCTGATTTAGGTGACACTGAAAAAATCGAACTCGTCCGTTGGTTATGCAAAGAAGGCCAATCTGTGAAGGAAGGGGACGAAGTGATCGAACTTGTGACTGATAAAGCCGCATTTCCTGTCGAATCCCCTTATTCTGGTACCTTAAAAAAAATCATCATGGAACAAGGATCGGTAGTGAAAAAAGGAGATATCCTTGGAATCATGGATATTAACGAATGA
- a CDS encoding metallophosphoesterase family protein, with translation MKILHISDLHFPKKLSLFSLRGKAIVGYLNYHVRRRSKHPVVLIAAMVDTIKSLEYDALVISGDLTNVSHPSEFQNAKDILKPILTDKTFLIPGNHDRYQKRAMGPNPLFEKAFAEWMGESICPNHYLRTKRIAGKLFVGWDSNLAIPRITANGYVSKEVVEKTVKLSEEPYVLVGHHPLWNPKTEVESASHRMSNRKEVVDGLQINPPELYLHGHTHTNWVKLPGKETPFTIVNSASSTRLSDSKHECGFHLIELGKQTHYRRFIYSDTKFTETNPILYEETEGVV, from the coding sequence ATGAAAATCCTTCATATATCCGATTTACATTTCCCGAAAAAACTCTCATTGTTTTCGCTTCGCGGAAAAGCCATTGTCGGATACCTCAATTACCATGTGAGGAGAAGGTCAAAACACCCAGTAGTTCTAATCGCTGCCATGGTGGACACTATCAAAAGTTTAGAATATGATGCTCTTGTTATCTCTGGTGACCTAACAAACGTTTCACATCCAAGTGAATTCCAAAATGCAAAAGACATCTTAAAACCGATTTTAACGGACAAAACGTTCTTAATTCCAGGAAACCATGACCGTTACCAAAAAAGAGCTATGGGGCCAAATCCTTTATTTGAAAAGGCATTTGCAGAATGGATGGGTGAGTCTATTTGTCCCAATCATTACTTACGAACCAAACGAATTGCAGGAAAATTATTTGTTGGCTGGGATTCCAATTTAGCCATTCCGAGAATCACAGCAAACGGATATGTTTCCAAAGAAGTAGTCGAAAAAACAGTGAAACTCTCAGAAGAACCTTATGTTCTTGTGGGTCACCACCCACTTTGGAATCCCAAAACAGAAGTGGAATCTGCTTCCCATCGTATGTCAAACCGCAAGGAAGTGGTGGATGGATTACAAATCAATCCTCCCGAATTGTACTTACATGGACACACACATACCAATTGGGTCAAACTTCCTGGGAAAGAGACTCCCTTCACCATTGTGAATTCAGCTTCGAGTACACGACTTTCGGATTCCAAACACGAGTGTGGATTCCATTTGATCGAACTGGGAAAACAAACCCATTACCGTCGTTTCATTTATTCAGATACTAAATTTACAGAGACAAATCCTATTCTTTACGAAGAGACAGAGGGAGTCGTCTAA
- a CDS encoding Mrp/NBP35 family ATP-binding protein → MANDKIDLTTIQRQLMQVKHPELKKDIVSLGMVAKVTPTDDGIEILIKTPNADRRLQIGLEAQTRQLISKIEGAGKVKIKFEVDQNLKMEDGNRIFGVKKVIAVGSGKGGVGKSTVTANLASTLARNGKKVGIMDADIYGPSLGKMFGINGRVALKSEEDKIYPIEKHGIKLISFSFLVTEDQPVVWRGPMLGKAIEQFLYDVVWGELDYLFIDLPPGTGDVQLSLAQLIDLDGAVIVTTPQEVAVLDAGRAAAMFKQVKVPILGIVENMSGFACPKCGHVTDVFSKGGGEKLSKQVGVPELGAVPLTLDVMSSGEAGKPALLDEKKSPLQEAYFKIAKNLEEQIANWED, encoded by the coding sequence ATGGCGAATGATAAAATTGATTTAACAACCATCCAACGGCAACTCATGCAAGTGAAACACCCGGAACTCAAAAAAGACATTGTGAGTCTCGGAATGGTGGCAAAAGTCACTCCCACCGATGATGGAATCGAAATCCTCATCAAAACTCCGAATGCAGACCGCCGTTTACAAATTGGACTCGAAGCACAAACAAGACAGTTGATTTCCAAAATCGAAGGTGCTGGCAAAGTAAAGATCAAATTTGAAGTTGATCAAAACTTAAAGATGGAAGATGGAAACCGAATCTTCGGTGTGAAAAAAGTCATCGCTGTAGGTTCTGGAAAAGGGGGAGTGGGGAAATCCACTGTCACTGCAAACTTAGCGAGCACCTTAGCACGTAACGGCAAAAAGGTGGGGATTATGGATGCCGACATTTATGGTCCATCCCTTGGAAAGATGTTTGGAATTAATGGCCGAGTGGCATTAAAATCCGAAGAAGATAAAATTTATCCTATAGAAAAACATGGAATCAAACTCATATCCTTTTCCTTTCTCGTCACCGAAGACCAACCTGTGGTTTGGCGTGGACCTATGCTTGGTAAGGCCATAGAACAGTTCTTATACGATGTAGTTTGGGGAGAATTAGATTACCTCTTCATCGATTTACCTCCAGGAACTGGGGATGTACAGTTATCACTTGCCCAGCTCATTGACCTCGATGGAGCTGTGATTGTCACCACTCCACAAGAGGTGGCAGTCCTAGATGCCGGTCGTGCTGCTGCTATGTTCAAACAAGTAAAAGTACCAATCCTTGGGATTGTGGAAAACATGTCTGGGTTTGCTTGTCCGAAATGTGGCCATGTGACCGATGTATTTTCCAAAGGGGGAGGGGAAAAACTTTCCAAACAAGTGGGAGTTCCTGAACTTGGTGCGGTCCCTCTCACACTCGATGTGATGAGTTCGGGAGAAGCGGGGAAACCTGCCTTACTTGACGAGAAAAAATCTCCTCTACAAGAGGCGTATTTTAAGATTGCAAAGAATTTAGAAGAACAAATTGCCAATTGGGAAGATTAA